CGCCCTGGCCCGCCAAGGCATGCGCACCGCCGTGCTCGATGCCGACTTCGGCTTGCGCAACCTCGACTTGCTGCTGGGGCTTGAGAACCGGATTGTGTACACAGCCCAGGAAGTGCTAGCCGGCAACTGCCGCCTGGATCAAGCCCTGGTGAAGCACAAGCTCGAACCCAACCTGGCGCTGCTGCCGGCGGGCAATCCACGCATGCTCGAGTGGCTCAAGCCCGAAGACATGCAAACGATTGTGGGCATGCTGCGCGAGAGCTTCGACATCGTGCTGATCGACTGCCCCGCCGGCATCGAAGACGGCTTCAAGAACGCCGCTGGCGCAGCGGAAGAGGCGATCGTGATCACCACTCCGGAAGTGTCCGCCGTGCGGGACGCTGACCGGGTGATCGGCCTACTCAACACCCGCGGGATCAAGCCGATTCAGCTGGTGCTCAACCGGGTGCGGCCCAAGATGATGGCCAACCAGGAGATGCTCGCCGTCGACGACG
This genomic interval from Synechococcus sp. HK05 contains the following:
- the minD gene encoding septum site-determining protein MinD produces the protein MPVTTSGSRSILICSGKGGVGKTTLTANLGIALARQGMRTAVLDADFGLRNLDLLLGLENRIVYTAQEVLAGNCRLDQALVKHKLEPNLALLPAGNPRMLEWLKPEDMQTIVGMLRESFDIVLIDCPAGIEDGFKNAAGAAEEAIVITTPEVSAVRDADRVIGLLNTRGIKPIQLVLNRVRPKMMANQEMLAVDDVTDILALPLLGLVLEDEQVIVSTNRGEPLTLNGSSSPAAQAYNNIARRVCGEDVPLIDPAKVRRGLRAKLGRLMQTKIF